The following are encoded together in the Acidicapsa ligni genome:
- a CDS encoding ABC transporter ATP-binding protein, which produces MSETIIEIEQMTKVFYTDEIETHALSGVHLNIARGEYVAMSGPSGCGKSTLLSIIGLLDTPTGGRYTLNGKEVANLNFADRSRIRNQEIGFIFQSFNLIGDLTVAENVELPLTYRTGMPSAERKKKVQESLERVNMAHRMRHYPAQLSGGQQQRVAVARALAGSPSILLADEPTGNLDSKNGEAVMKLLQELHAEGATICMVTHDPRFAAHAERQVHLFDGKVVAEGELNQLLAEV; this is translated from the coding sequence ATGAGCGAAACCATCATCGAAATTGAACAGATGACCAAGGTCTTCTATACCGACGAAATCGAGACGCATGCGCTCTCGGGCGTTCACCTCAACATCGCACGCGGAGAGTATGTCGCCATGTCCGGCCCCTCGGGCTGCGGCAAATCGACGCTGCTCTCGATCATCGGCTTGCTCGACACGCCGACCGGTGGCCGCTACACGCTGAACGGCAAAGAGGTAGCAAACCTCAACTTTGCCGACCGTTCGCGCATCCGCAATCAGGAGATTGGTTTCATCTTTCAGAGCTTTAACCTGATCGGCGATCTTACTGTTGCCGAGAATGTTGAGCTGCCGCTGACGTATCGCACCGGCATGCCTTCAGCAGAGCGCAAGAAGAAGGTACAGGAGTCGCTGGAGCGCGTGAACATGGCGCATCGTATGCGACACTATCCGGCGCAACTCTCCGGCGGTCAGCAGCAGCGTGTCGCAGTAGCCCGCGCCCTGGCTGGTTCGCCCTCGATCCTGCTGGCTGACGAGCCTACCGGTAACCTGGACTCCAAAAACGGCGAAGCAGTCATGAAGCTGTTGCAGGAGCTGCACGCGGAAGGTGCGACGATCTGCATGGTGACTCACGATCCTCGTTTTGCCGCGCATGCCGAACGCCAGGTACATCTCTTCGACGGCAAGGTTGTCGCAGAGGGTGAGTTGAACCAGCTTCTGGCTGAGGTTTAA